From one Haloferax marinisediminis genomic stretch:
- a CDS encoding HEWD family protein, with the protein MEPQLRRPTRRACERCGRVERWDDDAATWRVATEDGEKQVGNPFCIHEWDINGRFAPFEEPA; encoded by the coding sequence ATGGAACCCCAACTTCGACGACCGACGCGGCGTGCTTGTGAGCGCTGTGGTCGAGTAGAACGCTGGGACGACGACGCGGCGACGTGGCGTGTCGCGACAGAAGACGGCGAAAAGCAGGTCGGAAACCCGTTTTGCATCCACGAGTGGGACATCAACGGCCGCTTCGCACCCTTCGAAGAGCCGGCCTGA
- a CDS encoding class I SAM-dependent methyltransferase produces MGFHTFDVDAAAKLDDPARYRFVSREELLTYLSPGEFDVVADLGSGTGFYTDDVAPYVDHLYAVDVQEAMHDFYRENGAPSNVEFVTADVASLPFDEDHLDAAFSTMTYHEFATDESMAELARVVRPGGTVVVVDWSTTGEGEAGPPTDERFGLADAIDAFESVGFTVTHGETRHETFVCVARR; encoded by the coding sequence ATGGGCTTTCACACCTTCGACGTTGACGCGGCGGCGAAACTCGACGACCCCGCGAGATATCGGTTCGTCTCCCGCGAAGAACTCCTCACGTACCTCAGTCCCGGTGAGTTCGACGTCGTCGCTGACCTCGGAAGCGGAACCGGATTTTACACCGACGACGTCGCCCCCTACGTCGACCACCTCTACGCCGTCGACGTACAGGAGGCGATGCACGATTTCTACCGAGAGAACGGCGCACCGTCGAACGTCGAGTTCGTCACCGCCGACGTGGCCTCGCTCCCTTTCGATGAGGACCACCTCGACGCCGCCTTTTCGACGATGACCTACCACGAGTTCGCCACCGACGAGTCGATGGCCGAACTCGCCCGTGTCGTCCGTCCGGGTGGGACGGTTGTCGTGGTCGACTGGTCGACGACCGGTGAGGGCGAGGCTGGTCCGCCGACCGACGAGCGATTCGGCCTCGCGGACGCCATCGACGCCTTCGAATCAGTCGGGTTCACCGTCACACACGGCGAGACGCGACACGAGACGTTCGTCTGCGTCGCCCGTCGCTGA
- a CDS encoding rubrerythrin-like domain-containing protein, with amino-acid sequence MTVHNSVIDSYRATEGYFECRSCGSRTVSEEHLASCPSCDGSVRNIAVARE; translated from the coding sequence ATGACAGTACACAACTCGGTTATCGACAGCTATCGTGCCACTGAGGGCTACTTCGAGTGCCGTTCCTGTGGGTCGCGCACCGTCAGTGAGGAACATCTCGCGTCGTGCCCCAGTTGCGATGGGTCGGTTCGAAACATCGCTGTCGCCCGCGAATAA
- a CDS encoding DUF368 domain-containing protein, with amino-acid sequence MSTHEDERSVSISWLVLYLKGVCMGAADAVPGVSGGTIALVTGIYERLISAVTAINPDRIQRILGGVFPGRRSDAIAALREIDVGFLVVLGAGIATAIITVTRVLTVAIDQQPVPTFGFFFGLIAASAVVLYAQVSLDSPRQIAAAVAGFTVAFVASGTVGTALGNSLLVTVVAGAIAVSAMILPGISGSLLLLLLGQYEYMTSTLSDFVDTLIGVVTGGPVSAVVEPGTIVVAFMLGALFGLFTIAHIVRWALEHYRRETLAFLVSLIVGALRAPVVKTSEKLAEMGQTWSGDLFVLFAAAALVGAILVLLVDRYTAVIES; translated from the coding sequence ATGTCGACGCACGAAGACGAGCGTTCGGTCTCCATCTCGTGGCTCGTTCTCTATCTGAAAGGCGTCTGTATGGGTGCTGCAGACGCCGTCCCCGGCGTCTCGGGTGGGACGATTGCACTCGTCACGGGCATCTACGAACGCCTCATCAGTGCAGTGACCGCTATCAATCCCGACCGTATCCAACGGATTCTCGGCGGTGTCTTTCCGGGGCGACGAAGCGACGCCATCGCCGCCTTACGCGAAATCGACGTTGGGTTCCTCGTCGTCCTCGGTGCAGGGATCGCGACTGCGATTATCACCGTCACACGCGTCCTCACCGTCGCCATCGACCAGCAACCGGTGCCGACGTTCGGGTTCTTCTTCGGACTCATCGCAGCGTCTGCGGTCGTGTTGTACGCGCAGGTCTCGCTCGACTCACCCCGGCAAATCGCCGCCGCAGTCGCCGGGTTCACCGTCGCGTTCGTCGCGTCGGGAACCGTCGGAACCGCGCTCGGAAACTCACTCCTCGTGACGGTCGTCGCAGGCGCAATCGCCGTGAGTGCGATGATTCTCCCCGGCATCTCTGGGTCGCTCCTCTTGTTGCTCCTCGGGCAGTACGAGTACATGACCTCGACACTCAGCGACTTCGTCGACACGCTCATCGGCGTGGTAACCGGCGGTCCGGTGTCTGCGGTCGTCGAACCCGGAACGATCGTCGTCGCCTTCATGCTCGGCGCACTGTTCGGGCTGTTCACCATCGCTCACATCGTCCGCTGGGCGCTCGAACACTACCGGCGTGAGACGCTCGCCTTCCTCGTGAGCCTCATCGTCGGTGCACTCCGGGCGCCCGTCGTCAAGACGAGCGAGAAACTCGCCGAGATGGGACAGACATGGTCTGGCGACCTCTTCGTCCTCTTCGCGGCCGCCGCGCTCGTCGGCGCGATACTCGTCCTCCTCGTCGACCGCTACACGGCGGTTATCGAGTCGTAA
- the aglM gene encoding UDP-glucose 6-dehydrogenase AglM yields the protein MKLSIIGSGYVGTTVAACFAELGHDVVNVDIDEDIVRSINAGNAPIHEPGLDELVETHAGDRLRATTDYEAVLDTDATFLALPTPSNEDGSIDLGAMKAAAASLGETLAAKDDYHLVVTKSTVVPTTTAEVIGPRIEEASGKTVGDDFDIAMNPEFLREGTAVEDFLGPDKIVLGASTERAFDCLDEIFAPLVERAGNPPVVKTGTSEAEMIKYANNAFLASKISLANDLANICKEFGVDSTEVLDAIGLDSRIGSSFLGAGLGWGGSCFPKDTAAIIAAARSRGYEPRVLQAAVDVNDEQPTRMLDLLADRFDPDGKRVAVLGLSFKPGTDDIRESRAIPLIQNLVEAGADVVGYDPVATENMREHFPDIDYASSAADALVDADAALVATDWDEFAALDSEFDEMRERVVIDGRRIVTRRDGLDYESLV from the coding sequence ATGAAACTCAGTATCATCGGCAGTGGGTACGTCGGCACCACTGTCGCTGCCTGTTTCGCCGAATTGGGTCACGACGTGGTCAACGTCGACATCGACGAAGACATCGTGCGTTCCATCAACGCCGGCAACGCGCCCATTCACGAACCCGGCCTCGACGAACTCGTCGAAACCCACGCGGGCGACCGACTCCGTGCGACCACCGACTACGAGGCGGTTCTCGACACCGACGCGACGTTCCTCGCCCTTCCAACTCCCTCGAACGAAGACGGGAGCATCGACCTCGGCGCGATGAAGGCCGCGGCAGCGTCACTCGGAGAGACACTCGCGGCGAAAGATGACTACCACCTCGTCGTCACCAAGAGTACGGTCGTTCCGACGACCACTGCCGAGGTCATCGGCCCGCGAATCGAGGAGGCATCCGGAAAGACGGTCGGCGACGACTTCGATATCGCGATGAACCCCGAGTTCCTCCGGGAAGGGACCGCAGTCGAGGACTTCCTCGGACCCGACAAAATCGTCCTCGGCGCGAGTACCGAGCGAGCCTTCGACTGCTTAGACGAGATATTCGCCCCGCTCGTCGAACGCGCTGGAAACCCACCGGTCGTCAAGACCGGAACCAGCGAGGCGGAGATGATAAAGTACGCCAACAACGCGTTCCTCGCGTCCAAAATCAGCCTCGCGAACGACCTCGCGAACATCTGCAAAGAGTTCGGCGTCGACTCGACCGAAGTGCTCGACGCCATCGGCCTCGATTCACGAATCGGGTCGTCGTTCCTCGGCGCTGGCCTCGGATGGGGTGGGTCGTGCTTCCCGAAAGACACGGCCGCGATTATCGCTGCTGCCCGCTCTCGCGGTTACGAACCACGCGTGCTCCAAGCCGCCGTCGACGTGAACGACGAGCAACCGACACGGATGCTCGACCTCCTCGCGGACCGATTCGACCCCGACGGTAAACGCGTCGCGGTTCTCGGCCTCTCGTTCAAACCCGGGACCGACGATATTCGCGAGTCACGGGCGATTCCACTCATCCAGAACCTCGTCGAGGCCGGTGCCGACGTGGTTGGCTACGACCCGGTTGCAACCGAGAACATGCGAGAACACTTCCCAGATATCGACTACGCCTCGTCTGCCGCAGACGCGCTCGTCGACGCTGACGCGGCACTCGTCGCGACCGATTGGGACGAGTTCGCAGCACTCGACAGCGAGTTCGACGAGATGCGCGAACGCGTCGTCATCGACGGCCGCCGCATCGTGACTCGTCGAGACGGTCTCGACTACGAATCACTCGTCTAA
- a CDS encoding oligosaccharyl transferase, archaeosortase A system-associated has protein sequence MSDEQQEHSPSVADLARDWYHIPVLSTIVLVMLWIRLRSYDAFIRDGSVFFSGNDAWYHLRQVEYTVRNWPATMPFDPWTEFPFGRTAGQFGTIYDQIVATVALVLGLGSPSADLVAKTLLVAPAFFGAFVAIPTYLIGKRLGGRLGGLFGALVLMLLPGTFLQRGLVGFADHNIAEPFFMGFAVLAVMVALTVADREKPVWELVQARDFDALREPLKWSALAGVAIAIYMWSWPPGILLVGIFGLFLVLKMSADYVRGRSPEHTAFVGAVAMAVTGVLMFVPFEEPTFGVTDFGFLQPLFSFGVGLGAVFLAALARWWESNDIDDRGYPAVVGGIMLVGLVLFAVILPDVFSTIARNFLRTVGFSAGAETRTIGEAQPFLAANILQASGLTAVDRIMSEYGFTFFTGLAAAIWLTAKPLVRDGDSRKIGYVAGSLALIGILFLIPAIPDAIGGVLGVESSLVSLTIVTALIVGAVMQADFESEHLFILVWAAIMTSAAFTQVRFNYYLAVVVAVMNAFFLREVLGLSFIGLAGIDRLEDVSYGRIAAVAVALLLVLTPVLIVPIQLGNGGTTNTAMQTSQTGPGTVTEWEEPLDWMQENTPQEGNFGGASNELEYYGTYKYADDFDYPDGSYGVMSWWDYGHWITVLGERIPNSNPFQGGATEAANYLLAPDEQQAEQVLETMADDGEGNDTRYVMVDWQMVSTSSKFGAPTVFYDESNISRTDFYNRIYRTQEQNGQERVVAAANINDQRYYESQMVRLYKYHGSARDPSPVVVDWEERTSANGDVTFRVTPSDGQPIKTFDNMSAAEAYVENDPTSQIGGIGSFPEERVAALEHYRLVKSSNSSALRSGSYQNSLIRTGNALGIQPQALIGSNPAWVKTFERVPGATVDGSGAPANTNVTAQVEMRDPTTNTTFTYTQRVQTDENGDFKMTLPYSTTGYDDYGPENGYTNVSVRATGDYTFFGPTSFEGNSTIVTYQAQNVSVDEGLVNGAEDGTVEVTLERTERELTVGEQSSNESETNESASIDGSAVRTAVVA, from the coding sequence ATGAGCGACGAGCAACAAGAGCATTCGCCCTCCGTAGCGGATCTCGCTCGCGACTGGTATCACATACCGGTCCTCTCGACGATCGTGCTCGTTATGCTGTGGATACGGCTCCGCAGTTATGACGCGTTCATTCGAGACGGGTCGGTATTCTTCTCAGGAAACGACGCTTGGTATCACCTCCGCCAAGTGGAATACACTGTCCGGAACTGGCCGGCAACCATGCCGTTCGACCCGTGGACCGAGTTCCCATTCGGACGGACTGCAGGACAGTTCGGGACGATTTACGACCAGATTGTCGCGACCGTGGCATTGGTCCTCGGACTCGGCAGTCCATCGGCTGACCTCGTCGCGAAGACGCTCTTGGTCGCCCCCGCGTTCTTCGGTGCGTTCGTCGCAATCCCGACGTACTTGATCGGGAAGCGTCTCGGTGGTCGCCTCGGTGGTCTCTTCGGAGCACTCGTCCTCATGCTCCTGCCGGGGACGTTCCTCCAGCGTGGCCTCGTCGGCTTCGCCGACCACAACATCGCAGAGCCATTCTTCATGGGCTTCGCGGTTCTGGCTGTCATGGTCGCACTCACGGTGGCCGACCGCGAGAAGCCAGTGTGGGAACTCGTCCAAGCACGTGACTTCGACGCTCTCCGAGAGCCACTGAAGTGGTCCGCGCTCGCCGGTGTCGCCATCGCAATCTACATGTGGTCGTGGCCGCCGGGTATCCTCCTCGTCGGTATCTTCGGTCTCTTCTTGGTCCTGAAGATGTCCGCCGACTACGTCCGTGGGCGCTCGCCAGAACACACTGCGTTCGTCGGCGCCGTCGCGATGGCTGTCACGGGCGTCTTGATGTTCGTTCCGTTCGAGGAACCGACGTTCGGTGTCACTGACTTCGGCTTCCTGCAACCGCTGTTCTCGTTTGGTGTCGGCCTCGGTGCAGTGTTCCTCGCTGCCCTCGCTCGCTGGTGGGAGTCGAACGACATCGACGACCGTGGCTACCCCGCCGTCGTCGGCGGAATCATGCTCGTCGGGTTGGTCCTCTTCGCGGTTATCCTTCCGGACGTCTTCAGTACGATCGCCCGGAACTTCCTCCGTACCGTCGGGTTCAGCGCCGGTGCAGAGACCCGGACTATCGGGGAGGCACAACCGTTCCTCGCAGCGAACATCCTCCAAGCAAGCGGTCTGACGGCAGTCGACCGCATCATGTCCGAGTACGGGTTTACGTTCTTCACCGGTCTCGCGGCGGCGATCTGGCTCACTGCCAAGCCGCTCGTCCGCGACGGCGACTCCCGAAAGATCGGCTATGTCGCCGGAAGCCTCGCTCTCATCGGGATTCTCTTCCTGATTCCGGCGATTCCTGACGCCATCGGCGGCGTGCTCGGCGTCGAGTCGTCCCTCGTCAGCCTCACCATCGTCACCGCACTCATCGTCGGGGCAGTGATGCAGGCAGACTTCGAGAGCGAACACCTGTTCATCCTCGTGTGGGCGGCGATTATGACGTCGGCCGCCTTCACGCAGGTTCGTTTCAACTACTACCTCGCAGTCGTGGTCGCGGTGATGAACGCGTTCTTCCTCCGCGAGGTCCTCGGTCTCAGCTTCATCGGTCTCGCCGGCATCGACCGGCTGGAAGACGTCTCGTACGGGCGTATCGCTGCTGTTGCAGTTGCGCTCCTGCTCGTCCTCACGCCGGTCCTCATCGTTCCGATTCAACTCGGGAACGGCGGCACGACGAACACGGCCATGCAGACCTCACAGACCGGCCCAGGAACGGTCACCGAGTGGGAAGAGCCACTCGACTGGATGCAGGAGAACACGCCGCAGGAAGGGAACTTCGGCGGCGCATCGAACGAGTTGGAGTACTACGGGACGTACAAGTACGCAGATGACTTCGACTACCCAGACGGGTCGTACGGTGTCATGTCCTGGTGGGACTACGGTCACTGGATAACCGTCCTCGGTGAGCGGATTCCGAACTCGAACCCGTTCCAGGGTGGCGCGACTGAAGCAGCGAACTACCTGCTCGCACCCGACGAACAGCAGGCAGAGCAAGTCCTCGAAACGATGGCTGATGACGGAGAGGGTAACGACACCCGGTACGTGATGGTCGACTGGCAGATGGTGTCGACGTCCTCGAAGTTCGGTGCACCGACCGTCTTCTACGACGAGTCGAACATCTCGAGAACCGACTTCTACAACCGCATCTACCGTACCCAAGAACAGAACGGGCAGGAGCGAGTCGTCGCTGCGGCGAACATCAACGACCAGCGGTACTACGAGAGCCAGATGGTGCGTCTCTACAAGTACCACGGAAGTGCTCGTGACCCGTCCCCAGTCGTCGTCGATTGGGAAGAGCGCACGTCCGCTAACGGCGACGTCACGTTCCGAGTGACGCCGTCGGACGGGCAGCCGATCAAGACGTTCGATAACATGAGCGCTGCCGAGGCCTACGTCGAGAACGACCCGACCTCGCAGATTGGTGGCATCGGCTCGTTCCCCGAAGAACGAGTCGCTGCACTCGAACACTACCGTCTCGTGAAGTCGTCGAACAGTTCGGCGCTTCGGTCCGGTTCCTACCAGAACTCCCTCATCCGCACCGGGAACGCCCTCGGTATCCAACCGCAGGCCCTCATCGGGAGCAACCCCGCGTGGGTCAAGACGTTCGAGCGCGTCCCCGGCGCGACTGTCGACGGGTCCGGTGCGCCGGCCAATACGAACGTGACCGCACAGGTCGAGATGCGTGACCCGACGACGAACACGACGTTCACCTACACGCAGCGGGTCCAGACCGACGAAAACGGCGACTTCAAGATGACGCTCCCGTACTCGACGACCGGCTACGACGACTACGGTCCCGAAAACGGGTACACCAACGTGAGCGTCCGCGCGACGGGCGACTACACGTTCTTCGGACCAACGAGCTTCGAAGGAAACAGCACCATCGTCACCTACCAAGCACAGAACGTCAGCGTCGACGAAGGCCTCGTCAACGGTGCTGAAGACGGCACCGTCGAGGTCACACTCGAACGCACCGAACGAGAACTGACGGTCGGCGAGCAGTCCTCCAACGAGTCGGAGACGAACGAGTCGGCGTCCATCGACGGCAGCGCCGTCCGGACTGCAGTCGTCGCGTAA
- the aglG gene encoding glucosyl-dolichyl phosphate glucuronosyltransferase produces the protein MKVSVVVCTYSMDRYESFSETVESALAQTHEPLEVVIVVDGNEEVFARVEDDFGDIDNVVLHCNDENRGISFSRTKGAELASGDVVAMIDDDATAEPDWIETLVQTYEENPEAVAVGGTVVPDWVARKPDFFPEEFYWLVGCDERGFGQHMEEVRNTYGSNISFKRDVFLDVGGYDPNTGRKGDKHVQAHEAPVCIRIHEKTGKRVIYNKRARVNHKLFEYRTEFRWLVFRSFWQGYSKRVMDLLYPQASGDKNDYLRDLMLVYVVDRLYKLAKEPSMAKVEQLIAIFVFTAAVGFGYVYGLLTPNLVEKTNA, from the coding sequence ATGAAAGTCTCCGTCGTGGTCTGTACCTACTCGATGGACCGGTACGAGTCGTTCTCCGAAACGGTCGAGAGCGCGCTGGCTCAGACCCACGAACCCCTCGAAGTTGTCATCGTCGTCGACGGAAACGAGGAGGTGTTCGCTCGTGTCGAAGACGACTTCGGCGACATCGACAACGTCGTACTCCACTGTAACGACGAGAACCGCGGCATCTCCTTCAGCCGGACGAAGGGGGCCGAACTGGCCTCCGGTGACGTCGTCGCGATGATCGACGACGACGCGACGGCCGAACCCGACTGGATCGAGACACTCGTCCAGACGTACGAGGAGAACCCCGAAGCGGTGGCCGTCGGTGGCACGGTCGTCCCCGACTGGGTCGCTCGCAAACCGGATTTCTTCCCCGAAGAGTTCTACTGGCTCGTTGGCTGTGACGAACGTGGATTCGGGCAGCACATGGAAGAAGTTCGGAACACCTACGGCTCGAACATCTCGTTCAAGCGCGACGTCTTCCTCGACGTGGGTGGCTACGACCCCAACACCGGCCGAAAGGGCGACAAGCACGTGCAGGCCCACGAAGCCCCGGTCTGCATCCGTATCCACGAGAAGACGGGCAAACGCGTCATCTACAACAAGCGCGCCCGCGTGAATCACAAACTCTTCGAGTACCGGACGGAGTTCCGGTGGCTCGTCTTCCGGTCGTTCTGGCAGGGCTACTCGAAGCGCGTGATGGACCTGCTGTATCCGCAGGCGTCCGGTGACAAGAACGACTATCTGCGCGACCTGATGCTCGTCTACGTCGTCGACCGACTGTACAAACTCGCCAAAGAGCCATCGATGGCGAAGGTCGAACAGTTAATCGCCATCTTCGTGTTCACCGCCGCTGTCGGCTTCGGGTACGTCTACGGACTGTTGACGCCGAATCTGGTCGAAAAGACGAACGCGTAA
- a CDS encoding glycosyltransferase: MSNSDSPRVSVIVPVYNDPDGISDTLSALTKQTYPKAQLEILAVDNGSTDETREVIRRFADDHETVNLVVEDEIQGSYAARNTGIEHATGDIFAFVDADMYMDETWLETAVAAMGDTAYLGCDVELVVDGDETLAAKFDAQTAFPVEQYIRQQQYAPTCCLLVRRAVFDDVGLFDAALVSGGDSEFGNRVANAGYSQAFAADATLSHPVRDSFSSLLKKELRVGRGLCQRQEHHPERFGRPGIPPRPSGVKSPDQGAEQNSQFEQVLFGVLSMAMTGVRALGYYREYLRYVRGNAR, translated from the coding sequence ATGTCGAATTCCGACTCCCCTCGTGTCTCTGTAATCGTCCCCGTCTACAACGACCCAGACGGAATCAGTGACACACTGTCTGCGCTCACCAAACAGACGTATCCGAAGGCGCAACTCGAGATTCTCGCCGTAGACAACGGTTCGACAGACGAGACACGCGAGGTAATCCGTCGCTTCGCAGACGACCACGAGACTGTCAATTTAGTCGTCGAAGACGAAATTCAGGGGTCGTACGCCGCACGAAATACGGGAATCGAACACGCGACGGGAGACATCTTCGCGTTCGTCGACGCGGACATGTACATGGACGAGACGTGGTTGGAGACGGCAGTCGCGGCGATGGGCGACACAGCGTACCTTGGATGTGACGTGGAACTCGTCGTCGACGGCGACGAGACGCTCGCAGCGAAGTTCGACGCACAGACTGCATTCCCGGTCGAACAGTACATTCGCCAGCAACAGTACGCACCAACGTGTTGCCTACTGGTTCGGCGAGCGGTGTTCGACGACGTCGGCCTGTTCGATGCAGCACTCGTCTCGGGAGGAGACTCAGAGTTTGGAAACCGTGTCGCGAACGCGGGCTACAGCCAAGCGTTCGCAGCAGACGCGACACTCTCCCACCCGGTTCGAGATTCGTTCTCCTCGTTACTCAAAAAGGAGCTTCGTGTCGGTCGGGGACTGTGCCAACGACAGGAACACCATCCAGAGCGGTTCGGTCGGCCGGGGATTCCACCACGTCCGAGCGGTGTGAAATCTCCTGACCAAGGCGCAGAACAGAACTCCCAGTTCGAACAGGTGCTGTTCGGGGTTCTCTCGATGGCGATGACCGGCGTGCGAGCGCTTGGGTACTATCGTGAATATCTCCGGTACGTGCGTGGAAACGCTCGTTGA
- the aglF gene encoding UTP--glucose-1-phosphate uridylyltransferase AglF, translated as MQAVVLAAGKGTRLRPLTEDRPKGMVEVNGKPILTHCFDQLVDLGAEKLVVVVGYKKEVIIEHYDDEYRGVPITYTHQREQKGLAHALLTVEDHIDEDFMLMLGDNIFNANLGDVVKRQREDRADAAFLVEEVDWDEASRYGVCVTNDYGEITEVIEKPEEPPSNLVMTGFYTFTPAIFHACHLVQPSNRGEFEISEAIDLLIRSGRTIDAIRIDGWRMDIGYPEDRDEAERRLQEETTQTAE; from the coding sequence ATGCAAGCAGTCGTTCTCGCCGCTGGCAAAGGGACCCGACTTCGACCCCTTACCGAAGATAGACCGAAAGGGATGGTCGAAGTCAACGGCAAGCCCATCCTCACACACTGTTTCGACCAACTCGTCGACCTTGGCGCCGAGAAACTCGTCGTCGTCGTCGGCTACAAGAAAGAGGTCATCATCGAACACTACGACGACGAGTATCGCGGCGTCCCCATCACGTACACCCACCAGCGCGAGCAGAAGGGCCTCGCACACGCCCTCCTCACCGTCGAAGACCACATCGACGAGGACTTCATGCTGATGCTCGGCGACAACATCTTCAACGCCAATCTCGGTGACGTCGTCAAGCGACAGCGCGAGGACCGCGCCGACGCTGCCTTCCTCGTCGAAGAGGTCGACTGGGACGAAGCCTCCCGCTACGGCGTCTGTGTGACCAACGACTACGGCGAGATTACAGAAGTCATCGAGAAACCCGAAGAGCCTCCGTCGAACCTCGTGATGACCGGGTTCTACACGTTCACGCCCGCGATTTTCCACGCGTGCCATCTCGTTCAGCCCTCCAACCGCGGCGAGTTCGAAATCAGTGAGGCAATCGACCTACTCATCCGCTCTGGGCGGACCATCGACGCCATCCGAATCGACGGATGGCGGATGGACATCGGCTATCCCGAAGACCGAGACGAAGCGGAACGGCGCCTGCAAGAAGAGACAACACAGACTGCCGAGTAG
- a CDS encoding sulfatase, whose translation MSDSSPNVLLVVLDSLRAGNTSLHGYERDTTPFLNEFASRSSVYTQARSSGMTSLPSHTSLFTGLTVPEHGVHDLVTHRLKEGVTIWERLSAEYGYTTGVFSDNVNLTGDDSLASAFDHVVGRRGRLFPEAADPDIFFNNPEYLSTKSNKSKHVEFLEHCLSHESPVKSLANGAAKQLSKSFSSATMEQLLDQSADRFIDPFFEWSDSTEEPWAACINLMDTHLPFYPERKHDLWGGSKLQRMQAKLNPVSWKVYGGQITWDEWVALEDLYDGTIRQADHYLRYLVSELERRGELDDTLLVITSDHGEGFGETSRVRPSLRIAGHIVGLDEALLHVPLVVSAPGQTDGEQYDDLATLTNFSAAVESAVDGDYTGDEFVADGEVIVSGSTVDKKAKSKQRVSKYCTDVDRYTGDLRAVYEQRDDSIRKYLTWDDDGVTLDIRGMQVEVVDGEDPHEVTDRAFSNVSDAGVAVSQGETSQSTMDRLESLGYV comes from the coding sequence ATGAGTGACTCTAGTCCCAACGTTCTATTAGTCGTCCTCGACAGTTTGCGGGCTGGAAACACGAGTCTCCACGGGTACGAGCGCGACACGACGCCGTTCTTAAACGAGTTTGCGTCGCGCTCGTCGGTGTACACACAGGCCCGTTCATCGGGGATGACCAGCCTCCCGAGCCACACCAGCCTCTTTACTGGGCTCACGGTCCCTGAACACGGCGTTCACGACCTTGTAACACATCGATTGAAAGAAGGCGTAACTATCTGGGAACGGTTATCAGCGGAGTACGGATACACCACGGGCGTCTTCTCTGATAACGTCAATCTAACTGGCGACGACTCGTTAGCGAGTGCGTTCGACCACGTCGTCGGACGGCGAGGTCGCCTGTTCCCCGAAGCGGCGGACCCAGACATATTTTTCAACAACCCTGAGTATCTCTCGACCAAGTCGAATAAAAGCAAACACGTCGAGTTCCTCGAACACTGCCTCTCCCACGAGAGCCCCGTCAAATCCCTCGCTAACGGTGCCGCGAAACAGTTGAGCAAGTCCTTCTCGTCTGCGACGATGGAACAGCTTCTCGACCAGTCTGCAGACCGGTTTATCGATCCGTTCTTCGAGTGGTCTGATTCGACAGAAGAGCCCTGGGCGGCCTGTATCAACCTGATGGACACTCACTTACCGTTCTATCCGGAACGGAAACACGACCTGTGGGGTGGGTCGAAACTCCAGCGGATGCAAGCCAAGTTGAACCCCGTCTCGTGGAAGGTGTACGGGGGTCAGATAACGTGGGACGAGTGGGTCGCACTCGAAGACTTATACGATGGAACGATTCGGCAAGCAGACCACTACCTCCGGTACCTCGTCTCCGAACTCGAACGGCGTGGAGAACTAGACGACACGCTGCTGGTAATCACGTCGGACCACGGTGAAGGATTTGGGGAGACGAGTCGAGTACGACCATCACTTCGAATCGCAGGCCACATCGTAGGACTCGACGAAGCGTTGTTACACGTCCCTCTCGTCGTCTCGGCCCCCGGACAGACCGATGGCGAGCAGTACGACGACCTCGCGACACTCACGAACTTCTCTGCTGCCGTGGAGTCTGCAGTCGACGGTGACTACACCGGTGACGAGTTCGTGGCCGACGGAGAGGTCATCGTCTCTGGGTCGACCGTGGACAAGAAAGCCAAGAGTAAGCAACGGGTCTCGAAGTACTGTACCGACGTCGACCGATACACCGGTGACTTGCGGGCCGTGTACGAGCAACGAGACGACTCGATTCGCAAGTATCTGACGTGGGACGACGATGGGGTGACGTTAGATATTCGAGGGATGCAGGTCGAGGTCGTGGACGGCGAAGACCCACACGAGGTTACCGACCGGGCCTTCTCGAACGTCTCCGACGCAGGTGTCGCGGTATCGCAGGGTGAAACGTCTCAGTCGACGATGGACCGACTCGAAAGTCTCGGATACGTGTGA